Within the Echinicola sp. 20G genome, the region TGATATCAGTAGGGCCACCGCCACCTGCGTAGTGATCATCTGATGCTGCGTTTAGCGCGTTTTGTTTGGTGACAAAACCTCCGCCTTGCCATCCTACAACGTCATATACCGCAACTAGCCCATTATAAGCTTCCTGCTGGTTTTGATAGTAATTGGCCTCTAAGTTGGTGCCTTTTGGTTTTATTTCCAGAAAAGAATCAGAACATGCGCCAAGAGTAAGTAGGGCAAATGCTGATGCTAGAATATTTATCTGATATGTTTTCATAGTTGATTGCATTTATTGTTAAAATCCTACTTGAACCCCTACCATAAATGAACGTGCTTGAGGGTAGATGCCCCTGTCAATACTCATGACACCCCCGCCTATTTCAGGGTCATAGCCAGTATACTTGGTGATGGTTAGCAAATTTTCGCTCATGACGTAAATACGAGCTCGGTTCATTCCTGCTTTTTCGGTTAAGCTTTTGGGTAAGGAATATCCGAATTGCAATGTCTTGATTCTGAAATAAGAGCCGTCTTCAAGGTAGAAGTCTGAAGGATTATTGAAGTTCTTATTAGGGTCACCTTCGACGATTCTTGGGTAATCGTTTGAAGTGCCAGGTCCTGTCCATCGGTCTAAAGCTTCGGTTTGCCAGTTGGCATTGCCTATATCCAGTCTCCTAAGGCCTTGGAAAATTTTGTTTCCAGCAACTCCCTGTCCGAAGAGAACCATGTCAAAGTTTTTCCATTCTAGATTTGCCGTAAAGCCATAGGACCATGAAGGTGTTGGGTTTCCAATGAAGGTCCTGTCTTCCTCTGTTATTTGCCCATCATCATTCAAATCCGCCCAGATAAAATCTCCTGGCTGGGCATTGGGTTGGATCATATTGCCCTCGCTATTGGTGTAGTTTTCTACCTCTTCTATTGTTTGGAAGATTCCCATTGTTTCAAATCCGAAAAATGAATTCATAGACTGTCCGACAGCTGTGCGGGTGATGGGATAGGAGCTTGCTTGAAAACTCTGTCCCCCGGAAAGGTAGGAAATCTCTTCTCCTAAATTGGTGACCTCGTTTTCTAGGTAAGAAACATTACCACTTAGTGATAGATTTAAGGCTCCCAACTGCTTTCTATATCCAATTTCAAGTTCTACCCCTCTATTTTCCATATCGGCGATGTTGGCTGCTGGGTTGGAAATCGCTCCGACATAACCCGGTATTCTGGGATTTTGAAGGATACCATTAGTTACTTTTTTGTACCAGTCAAAAGTGATGTTAAAATCCTCAAACAAGGTGGCTTCAAATCCGATATTTGCTTGACTGGTCTCTTCCCATTTTAGGTCTGGGTTAGAAGGAGCATTAGGACTATAGCCAATAGCATAGCTTCCTGTATTGCCAATGGTATAGTTTCTGCCACTTCCAATGGTGGAAAGGAAGGCAAAGTCTCCAATGTTGTCATTCCCCACAACACCATAGCCACCTCTAACTTTCAAAAAGTTGATTACAGCATTAGTAGGCCAGAAGTCTTCTTGACTGGCTACCCAGCCAGCGGAAAATGAAGGAAAAACCCCATAGCGGTTATTAGTTCCAAAACGAGAGGAGCCATCTCTTCTTACCAATGCCTCTAAAAGGTACTTCTCAGCATAGTTATAATTGGCTCGGGCAAACAATGAGCTTACAGCATGTCCCGCTCCTTCGGATCCATCGGCCGTTCTCTGGTCATTGGGAACCTTGAAGTTCAGTGAGGCGTCATCAAAGTTGCTGGCTGGGACATTAAAGAATGTCACGTCAAGTGATCTTCCTCTATTGTCCAAATACGCGCCCTGACCCAATAATACTGTAAAGTTATGGCTGTCGATGGTTTTGGAATAGGATATGGTGTTTTCTAAGTTCCAGTCAAAGCGTCTGTTTTGGCCTCTACTAAACTTGGTTTGATTGGAGACATTGGTGGCATTCAAATAGAAAATAGGCGTAAAAGATTCGCTACCCCAAAAAGAGAGTTTAGCACCCAATGTGGATCTCAGTTTTAATCCTTCAATAGGTTCTGCTTCTGCGTATACATTACCCACGATGTTGTCTGACCAGCTGTAATTGCCAAGTCTGGTTTGCATGTAGGCTAGGGGATTGGTCATCTCTTGGGCGACTATAGTGCTGATCCCATATGGGTTCCCCATAGCGTCTCTTACAACTGGATTCGTGCCGTAAGGAGGTTGATTGGCAATATTGGGGTCAGTAATTACTGCTTCAGTGATCGGGTCAAGGTTAATTGCAGAGCTTAATGGCCCTCCAAACTCACTGTTTGTATTGCCTAGGCCGATGGATTTATCATGGGCATACCCTAAGTTTTGCCCAACTTTGAGCCACTTGGCTAGCTTATGTTCGGAGTTTAAGCGGATGTTGGTCCTTTTGTACCTGGAGATGTCAGAAGCAACAATTCCCTCTTGTTCTAAATAGCCGAAGGAAGCATAGAATGTGGAGACGTCACTTCCGCCGCTAATGCTTAATTCATGATTTTGTCTCATGGCATTGTCGTTGAAAATGAGGTCTTGCCAATCGGTGCCTTTTCCATAGCTTTCTGGATTAGGGAAAGGGGCAGCATTTCCAGCGTTTACAGCAGCCTCATTCCTGATCATGGCATACTGACTGGCGTTAAGTAGGTCAAGTTTTTTTGCAGGAGCAGATGTGCCGTAATAACCATTGTAGTTCACGCGCATTTTCCCTGCTTCCCCTTTTTTGGTAGTGACCAAGATTACGCCCGCTGCTGCCCTGGCACCATAGATAGCTTGGGATGCGGCATCTTTAAGAACCTCTATAGATTCAATGTCCGATTGGTTTAGATAGCCAATGCCGCCATTGTCTACTACGACACCATCCACTACCCATAGCGGGTCGTTGTTGCCAAAAGTAGTAAGGCCTCTGACACGGACAGTTGCTCCTGAGCCTGGTTGACCGGAGCTTGCTGCTACAGTAAGGCCAGATGTTCGTCCTTGTAAAGCTTGCTCCACTCGGTTAATAGGCATGCTTTCCAGATCTTCTCCTTTGACACTAGAGATGGCACCTGTAACGACACTCTTTTTCTGTACACCATACCCAACAACGACCACTTCCTCCAGTGAGCTGAGGTTTTCCTCCATACTTATTTCCAGATTGGATTGATTGGTGATGGTTACTTTTTGGGTTTCCATACCTAAAAGGCTAAAAACGAGAACATCGCCTTGGGAGGCTTTTATGTTGAATAGGCCTTCAACATCAGTAATGGTTCCTGTGCCAGAACCTTCGATCATAACGGCTACACCTGGGAGAGGGTCACCGTCATTTTTTAAAATTACTTTACCTGTAATCTCACGATCTTGCGCATAGGTTAGCATGGGCAAGAGGAGAAGACAGGAAATGAAGAATACAAGAGTAGCTCTTCTTTCCATAGGATTTTGGGTTAGGTTATTTATCTATTTATTGTTATTCAGTTTTTCGATCCTTACAGAGGCCGAAAAACTTTAATCAAAGTTAACCCTACACCAAGCCATAAAAGAAATAAAACACCACTACATTAGCCCTACAAAAAAGTAAAAAAGTCCGTTTTTTGCCTTTTTGGGGCACTACATGGCTACTACATGTATAGAACGGAATGTTTGCTTAGATTTTGATTGTTCAGTTGGATGGATCATTTTGGTCATGGTCAGTTGTGGACTGGATCAAGAAATCAAAGAGGTTTGTCTCTGGTGTGATCAGCAGTTTCTTCCTTAGCCTGTACCTACCTACTTCCACCGCTTTTAAAGAAATACTTAGCAGTTGAGCGATTTCTTTTGAGGATAAATTCATTTTCACAAATGCACAAAGCTTAAGCTCATTTGGGGTAAGGTCAGGGTATTTTTCTTTGAGTATGCTCAGAAAGTTAGAATGGACATGGTCAAAGTGCATTGAAAAACGGTCCCAGTCACTATCGCTCCGTTCCACTTCGCTGATTAATTTCAAAAGCCGCTTAAAGTCCGAGGATTCACTTTCTAAGCTGTGGTTTTTTCCTAAGTACAAAAGTTCTTCTTTGATTTTGGTTAGGACTTTTCCACGTTGAACAAGATGCATGGTTGTGGAGGCTAACTCTTGATTTTTATGGTTGATGTCTGCTTGAAGTTTTTCGTTTCTTAGTTTTACGATTTCCTTTTCGTTTCTGTCAATTTCAAGCTGATGGTATTTTTTTAGATGCGCTTGTTCTCTGAGGTGCTTTTTCTTTTGCCACTTTAAAATAAGGTAGATGCTTCCTGCAAGGATCAGAAGGTAACAGCAATAGCTCCACACAGTATTGTACCAGGCAGGAAGAACAGTGAAACTATAGGTGCTGATAGTAGATTCATTACCCAGGTTGTTCCTGGACTTTACTTTAAAAGTATAATCGCCGGCGGGCAGATTAGTATAGTCTTTTTCACTTTTATTGTTCCATATGGACCACTGTTTGTCGAAGCCTTCCAAAAGATAACTGTATTCTAGATTGCTGAATTGGCCAAAAAGCGTGCTTGAGTATTCGAAATGAAGTGAGTTTTGGGTGCTGTTGAAAATAATTGGAGATGCTTTCTCGGTAGGTGTTGCTTTAAACTGAGTGTGTCCTCCGAATACGATACTGTCCTTTTTTCCAAAAAGGCTGACTTTGCCTATCAAGATATCTGGTTGGGTGATATTGTTCCGGTATTTTTCATAGTTGATATGGAAGAACCCTTTGTTCGCACCAATGAAAATATTATTGGCATCCAGCGGTGTGATTGATTCATGTCCACCCACTACTTTTCCGGACAGCTCGGGCAAGTGAATGATGGAGAAAGGTTGTTTTTCATTGGGTGTGCTAAAATCAATTACACTTACGGTCTTGTTGGATACATACCAGATGTTGCCTTGTTTGTCCTCTTGTAGATGTTGGATGCTCACTCCTTCCAATGCTCTATTTACAAGGTCAGAAGCTTTGAATTTTTGTGTGTTTTGATCGAATTCATAAATGCCATCTTCTGTTGCGACCACAATTCTGTTTTTGATCCTGAACAGGTAATTATAGAGGTCTGAAGGTAGACCGTCTTTAGCAGTGAAAATCGTGGTTTTTTCTATTTTTGACTGATTTTCGGATAGGTCTATTTTAAGTACTCCACGGTAGGGATGTGAACCCCAAATGACTTGATGCTGATAGTCCATGATCATAAATCTCAAGGACTCGGACAGGCCTTCCATATGTTTTTGATGGAGAAATGCTCCGTCTTTAAAATCAATTTCAGATAATCCTGTATAAGTACCTATGTATACCTTGTTGCTGGGCATGATAGTTGATGCAGGCTGGAAAATCCAAGTGCCTGGCGTAGGGTATATTTGATAGGATGTTCCGTTTTCAATGAAGAAAGCTCCTTCTTCATGTGCCATTAACAAATGATTATTCACTTCCTGCAGGTTCCAAACTTGTCCTGTGCTAAAACGCACTGGTGAAAATTTGCCTTTACTGAAGCTTAAGTCTTTTTCTTTTTCATTGAATTGGAACTGGTACAAGCCATCTGAAGTGCCAATGTACAGTTTGTCATGGAAAAATGACGACGCATATCCTGTCACTCTTTTATTTTGGTCTGGATGTATTTGCTTAATGGCTCCATTGATGTCGACATAATCAATTCCATCATCCAGGCCTACCCAGAGTCCTTTGTTTTGATCAATAAATATGCTTCTGACATTGTTGGTTTGCATGCCTTCATTATAAGCGTATTGCTGGAGGAGTTTACCTTGATTGTTCATGATCAATAACCCCGCTGATTTGGTGCCTAACCCGATCCACTGATCATTGATGCTCGCCATGCAATTGATGCGGTGGTTAATGAGCAAATCATCAAAATCTGTTTGGTATCTTGTGAATTTGTTATTGTGTAGAAGGTAAAGCCCTTGATCAGCAGAGGAGAAAAGCGTAGAGTCTACTCCTAGTTCAGTTACTCCATTTAAGTCTGGAAGGGTGAAATTAGTGTCTTCAACTACAGGCTTCCAGACTTCTCCATCAAATATCAATAGCCCATGCCCCTCTTCTTGGGCATATATTCTTTCTCCTGATTTTTCCAGAAATTTCCATTCTGTGTCAGATTTGAAAACCCTGATTCTATTGCCTTTATAATGAAGAATTTTGGTGAATTCCATAAAAAACACCTCGTCATTATGGATCACTATATTCCAGATATCAGCAAAGTTCCTGTCTTCTTCAGGAATGAGGTGTTTTAGAGAGTTGAATTTTAACTCTCCATTAGATTGAGGAGCGAAATAGCCTATATCATCTTGTCCACCAACAAAAATCTTGTTTTCTGAATCTAGTTTTACAGACCGGATGATGGTTTGATTGGGTAATTGGTGTAGGTTCCAGTACCTGCCATTAAAAGTAAGTAAGCCTTCATTGTTTCCGAAATATAGTATCCCTCTTTCATCCTGCGTAGTTGACCAGTTTTGTAACCCTGCTTTGTATTCAAGGTTGTTGTAGTTAATGATCTTTGGAGAAGCCAATTGTTGTTGGCCCATTGAATACAAATTGACACAGAGGAAAGAGAGTGATAAAATTAATGTTTTAAGCATAGGCATTTGGGTAATTTTCTTTCAGGAAAATTCTGCATAATTATAATAAATAAACTTACACCAAATGGGTTTTTCAAAAAGCTAATTTTATTT harbors:
- a CDS encoding TonB-dependent receptor: MERRATLVFFISCLLLLPMLTYAQDREITGKVILKNDGDPLPGVAVMIEGSGTGTITDVEGLFNIKASQGDVLVFSLLGMETQKVTITNQSNLEISMEENLSSLEEVVVVGYGVQKKSVVTGAISSVKGEDLESMPINRVEQALQGRTSGLTVAASSGQPGSGATVRVRGLTTFGNNDPLWVVDGVVVDNGGIGYLNQSDIESIEVLKDAASQAIYGARAAAGVILVTTKKGEAGKMRVNYNGYYGTSAPAKKLDLLNASQYAMIRNEAAVNAGNAAPFPNPESYGKGTDWQDLIFNDNAMRQNHELSISGGSDVSTFYASFGYLEQEGIVASDISRYKRTNIRLNSEHKLAKWLKVGQNLGYAHDKSIGLGNTNSEFGGPLSSAINLDPITEAVITDPNIANQPPYGTNPVVRDAMGNPYGISTIVAQEMTNPLAYMQTRLGNYSWSDNIVGNVYAEAEPIEGLKLRSTLGAKLSFWGSESFTPIFYLNATNVSNQTKFSRGQNRRFDWNLENTISYSKTIDSHNFTVLLGQGAYLDNRGRSLDVTFFNVPASNFDDASLNFKVPNDQRTADGSEGAGHAVSSLFARANYNYAEKYLLEALVRRDGSSRFGTNNRYGVFPSFSAGWVASQEDFWPTNAVINFLKVRGGYGVVGNDNIGDFAFLSTIGSGRNYTIGNTGSYAIGYSPNAPSNPDLKWEETSQANIGFEATLFEDFNITFDWYKKVTNGILQNPRIPGYVGAISNPAANIADMENRGVELEIGYRKQLGALNLSLSGNVSYLENEVTNLGEEISYLSGGQSFQASSYPITRTAVGQSMNSFFGFETMGIFQTIEEVENYTNSEGNMIQPNAQPGDFIWADLNDDGQITEEDRTFIGNPTPSWSYGFTANLEWKNFDMVLFGQGVAGNKIFQGLRRLDIGNANWQTEALDRWTGPGTSNDYPRIVEGDPNKNFNNPSDFYLEDGSYFRIKTLQFGYSLPKSLTEKAGMNRARIYVMSENLLTITKYTGYDPEIGGGVMSIDRGIYPQARSFMVGVQVGF
- a CDS encoding triple tyrosine motif-containing protein; the encoded protein is MGQQQLASPKIINYNNLEYKAGLQNWSTTQDERGILYFGNNEGLLTFNGRYWNLHQLPNQTIIRSVKLDSENKIFVGGQDDIGYFAPQSNGELKFNSLKHLIPEEDRNFADIWNIVIHNDEVFFMEFTKILHYKGNRIRVFKSDTEWKFLEKSGERIYAQEEGHGLLIFDGEVWKPVVEDTNFTLPDLNGVTELGVDSTLFSSADQGLYLLHNNKFTRYQTDFDDLLINHRINCMASINDQWIGLGTKSAGLLIMNNQGKLLQQYAYNEGMQTNNVRSIFIDQNKGLWVGLDDGIDYVDINGAIKQIHPDQNKRVTGYASSFFHDKLYIGTSDGLYQFQFNEKEKDLSFSKGKFSPVRFSTGQVWNLQEVNNHLLMAHEEGAFFIENGTSYQIYPTPGTWIFQPASTIMPSNKVYIGTYTGLSEIDFKDGAFLHQKHMEGLSESLRFMIMDYQHQVIWGSHPYRGVLKIDLSENQSKIEKTTIFTAKDGLPSDLYNYLFRIKNRIVVATEDGIYEFDQNTQKFKASDLVNRALEGVSIQHLQEDKQGNIWYVSNKTVSVIDFSTPNEKQPFSIIHLPELSGKVVGGHESITPLDANNIFIGANKGFFHINYEKYRNNITQPDILIGKVSLFGKKDSIVFGGHTQFKATPTEKASPIIFNSTQNSLHFEYSSTLFGQFSNLEYSYLLEGFDKQWSIWNNKSEKDYTNLPAGDYTFKVKSRNNLGNESTISTYSFTVLPAWYNTVWSYCCYLLILAGSIYLILKWQKKKHLREQAHLKKYHQLEIDRNEKEIVKLRNEKLQADINHKNQELASTTMHLVQRGKVLTKIKEELLYLGKNHSLESESSDFKRLLKLISEVERSDSDWDRFSMHFDHVHSNFLSILKEKYPDLTPNELKLCAFVKMNLSSKEIAQLLSISLKAVEVGRYRLRKKLLITPETNLFDFLIQSTTDHDQNDPSN